Proteins co-encoded in one Psychromonas sp. L1A2 genomic window:
- the lpxB gene encoding lipid-A-disaccharide synthase, producing MTKPLRIGLIAGETSGDILGEGLIKALKKQYPDAIFEGIAGPRMIAQGCTALHPLEALSVMGFVEVLGKLRSILRIRKSITQHFINNPPDIFIGIDAPDFNLTVELKLKQQGIKTIHYVSPSVWAWKQWRIHKIAKATDLVLAFLPFEKAFYDKFDVPCQFIGHTLADQLPLIRDKSGAREQLNIPLNDKVLAILPGSRKAEIEMLGPIFLQAAEIIHQKYPDYRFTVPMVNDRRKEQFQAQIDEFTPALPITLFDGQSSAILQSADMVLLASGTAALEAMLAKAPMVVAYKVKPITYLIAKSLANIKYTSLPNLIADREVVKELNQHDCTVDKIVEELQRLIDHDAQKMIETFTELHQLIRCDADTQAANAVIKLLNR from the coding sequence ATGACTAAACCATTACGTATTGGATTAATAGCAGGTGAAACATCCGGTGATATTCTGGGTGAAGGTTTAATTAAAGCACTCAAAAAGCAATATCCTGATGCTATTTTTGAAGGCATTGCTGGGCCTCGTATGATTGCGCAAGGTTGTACCGCTTTACATCCTCTCGAAGCATTGTCTGTGATGGGGTTTGTTGAAGTGTTAGGTAAATTACGTAGTATTTTACGCATTCGAAAATCAATTACCCAACATTTCATTAATAATCCACCTGATATATTTATTGGTATCGATGCACCTGATTTTAATTTAACAGTTGAGCTTAAATTAAAACAACAGGGCATTAAAACTATCCATTACGTTAGTCCCTCTGTTTGGGCTTGGAAGCAATGGCGTATTCATAAAATAGCTAAAGCGACTGATTTAGTGTTAGCATTTTTGCCCTTTGAAAAAGCTTTCTACGATAAATTCGATGTACCATGTCAGTTCATTGGGCATACACTTGCGGATCAGTTACCTCTGATTCGTGATAAATCAGGTGCACGCGAGCAACTTAATATTCCACTAAATGATAAAGTTCTAGCTATTTTACCTGGTAGCCGTAAAGCCGAAATTGAAATGCTTGGCCCTATCTTTTTACAAGCTGCTGAGATTATTCATCAAAAATACCCTGATTATCGATTTACAGTACCAATGGTCAACGATCGTCGTAAAGAGCAATTTCAAGCACAAATAGATGAATTTACACCTGCATTGCCAATTACTTTATTTGATGGACAATCCAGTGCCATTTTACAATCTGCGGATATGGTTTTATTAGCTTCTGGTACCGCAGCATTAGAAGCTATGTTAGCCAAAGCGCCAATGGTTGTGGCTTATAAAGTAAAACCTATTACGTATTTAATCGCTAAATCATTAGCTAATATTAAATACACGTCACTGCCTAATTTAATTGCTGATAGAGAAGTGGTAAAAGAACTTAATCAACATGACTGTACTGTTGATAAAATTGTAGAAGAGCTACAACGTTTAATTGATCATGATGCACAGAAGATGATTGAAACTTTTACTGAATTACATCAGTTAATTCGCTGTGACGCAGATACACAAGCTGCTAATGCTGTAATTAAGCTATTAAATCGTTAA
- the rnhB gene encoding ribonuclease HII, whose translation MKVDFPDVIYPDLQYIAGVDEVGRGPLVGDVVTAAVILDPNKPITGLTDSKKLSEKKLALLFDAINENALSVSIGRASPSEIDQLNILHATMLAMQRAVEGLSVTPDFVFIDGNRCPVLAMPSEAIVKGDLRVAEISAASIIAKVTRDREMVELDKLYPQYGFAKHKGYPTKAHFEAIEAHGVTAEYRQSFKPVKAILALTSK comes from the coding sequence ATGAAAGTAGATTTTCCTGACGTTATTTATCCTGACTTGCAGTATATTGCTGGAGTCGATGAAGTAGGACGCGGTCCATTAGTAGGCGATGTTGTTACGGCAGCGGTTATTTTAGATCCTAATAAACCGATTACAGGCTTAACGGATTCAAAGAAATTAAGTGAAAAAAAGTTAGCGTTATTATTTGATGCGATTAATGAAAATGCATTATCTGTTAGTATCGGACGAGCTTCTCCATCAGAAATAGATCAGTTAAATATTCTGCATGCCACTATGTTGGCAATGCAAAGAGCAGTAGAAGGTCTTTCTGTAACGCCTGATTTTGTATTTATTGATGGAAACCGTTGCCCTGTTTTAGCAATGCCTAGTGAAGCCATTGTTAAAGGTGATTTACGTGTTGCTGAAATAAGTGCTGCTTCTATTATTGCTAAAGTGACACGTGACCGTGAAATGGTTGAGTTAGATAAGCTTTACCCACAATATGGTTTTGCGAAGCATAAAGGTTATCCAACAAAAGCACATTTTGAGGCGATAGAAGCTCATGGTGTTACCGCTGAATATCGACAAAGTTTTAAACCAGTTAAAGCTATTTTAGCTTTGACTTCAAAGTAG
- the dnaE gene encoding DNA polymerase III subunit alpha encodes MTTSENSPKFVHLRVHSDFSMVDGLTKVKPLVAKTAALKMPALAITDQTNFCGLVKFYSAAHGAGVKPIIGADFWVKSELLGDQQFRLTALAMNAEGYKNVTELISKAYLRGHVKGRAVIEQSWLIDHQEGVILLSGAKDGDLGKMLLKGNQVAVAEITAFYKTHFPNRYYLELIRTNRAQEEDYLHLAIDLAAQQGLPVVATNEVIFAEQSLFDAHDIRVCINQGYALGDEKRPKDYSPEQYLRSEEEMCELFSDIPEALQNSVEIAKRCNVTLRLGEYFLPDFPTNGMPMDEFFCEASREGLEARLEFLFDKDSPEFAAIRKPYDERLEIELGVINKMGFPGYFLIVMEFIQWSKDNNIPVGPGRGSGAGSLVAYALKITDLDPLEFELLFERFLNPERVSMPDFDIDFCMDRRDEVIDHVAQLYGRDAVSQIITFGTMAAKAVIRDVGRVLGHAYGFVDSISKLVPPTPGMTLTKAFEEEPRLQERYDSSEDVRALIDMCRTLEGTIRNAGKHAGGVVISPTTITDFAPLYCDDEGNNPVTQFDKNDVETAGLVKFDFLGLRTLTIVQWALDMANAHKHERGEEPIYIEKIDLTEPACFELLKRYETTAVFQLESRGMKDLIRRLQPDCFEDMIALVALFRPGPLQSGMVDNFIERKHGREVVSYPDEKWQHESLKEILSPTYGIILYQEQVMQIAQVLSGYTLGGADMLRRAMGKKKPEEMAKQRATFESGAIENGIDGELAMKIFDLVEKFAGYGFNKSHSAAYALVSYQTLWMKTFYPSYFMAAVMSADMDNTDKVVILVDECQNMGLTLCPPDVNEGLFKFNVDKDLRIIYGIGAIKGVGEGPIDAIIEARTEGGKFKDLFDFCTRVDLKRCGKRIIEKLILAGALDNLGPHRAALMANLSDALTAAAQYKKAESSGQTDLFGVLTTDDDEIENKFSVVEKWPEKQWLKGEKDTLGLYLTGHPINQYEPHLRAINCLKLVNLAVNGRGQNSRVCGLVLAMRVMVTKAGKRMGILTLDDKSARMDVTVFADLLDQHEALLFTDNIVVLQGQVSEDYFNGGLKMNAREVMSIDQARERFASKLRLNISSNILQRQSMPEFESRLKSILTPASGGLCPVFINYQNHQAQTEIELGIEWSITPSDDLLFELGRLLGEENVVLHFDQG; translated from the coding sequence ATGACCACATCGGAAAACTCACCTAAATTTGTACATCTACGAGTACATAGTGACTTTTCAATGGTTGATGGTTTAACTAAAGTTAAACCGCTCGTTGCAAAAACGGCAGCACTAAAAATGCCTGCGCTTGCGATAACCGATCAAACTAACTTTTGTGGTTTGGTCAAATTTTATAGTGCTGCGCATGGTGCTGGTGTTAAACCTATTATTGGTGCTGATTTTTGGGTTAAAAGTGAGTTGTTAGGCGACCAACAATTTCGTTTAACAGCATTAGCTATGAATGCCGAAGGTTATAAAAATGTGACTGAGCTTATCTCTAAAGCTTATTTACGCGGGCATGTTAAAGGGCGAGCGGTAATAGAACAATCTTGGTTAATAGATCATCAAGAAGGTGTTATTTTATTATCGGGAGCCAAAGACGGTGACCTAGGTAAAATGCTATTAAAAGGGAACCAAGTTGCCGTTGCTGAAATTACTGCATTTTATAAAACACATTTTCCAAATCGTTATTATTTAGAGCTGATTCGCACTAATCGAGCTCAAGAAGAAGATTATTTGCATTTAGCCATTGATTTGGCGGCCCAACAAGGATTGCCTGTTGTTGCCACTAATGAAGTTATCTTTGCTGAACAATCATTGTTTGATGCGCATGATATTCGTGTCTGTATTAACCAAGGTTATGCATTAGGTGATGAGAAACGTCCTAAAGATTACAGCCCAGAGCAATATTTACGTAGTGAAGAAGAGATGTGTGAACTCTTTTCTGATATTCCTGAAGCCCTACAAAATAGTGTTGAAATAGCCAAACGTTGTAACGTTACTTTACGCTTAGGAGAGTATTTTTTACCTGACTTTCCAACCAATGGCATGCCAATGGATGAGTTCTTCTGTGAAGCATCACGTGAGGGGCTAGAAGCACGTCTAGAATTCCTGTTTGATAAAGACAGTCCAGAGTTTGCTGCCATAAGAAAACCTTACGATGAACGTTTAGAGATTGAATTAGGCGTTATTAACAAAATGGGCTTTCCTGGTTACTTCTTGATCGTAATGGAATTTATTCAATGGAGTAAAGATAACAATATTCCTGTTGGACCCGGCCGTGGTTCAGGTGCTGGTTCACTGGTAGCTTATGCTTTAAAAATTACCGATTTAGACCCATTAGAATTCGAATTACTTTTTGAACGATTTTTAAACCCTGAGCGTGTTTCTATGCCCGATTTTGATATCGATTTCTGCATGGATAGACGTGATGAAGTAATCGATCACGTTGCACAATTGTATGGGCGTGATGCGGTATCGCAAATCATTACCTTCGGTACGATGGCTGCAAAAGCGGTTATTCGAGATGTAGGGCGAGTGTTAGGTCACGCTTATGGCTTTGTTGATAGCATTTCTAAATTAGTGCCGCCAACGCCAGGCATGACACTAACCAAAGCGTTTGAAGAAGAGCCTCGTTTACAAGAACGTTACGACTCAAGTGAAGATGTTCGCGCTTTAATTGATATGTGCCGCACACTTGAAGGGACTATCCGTAATGCAGGTAAGCATGCTGGTGGTGTGGTTATATCACCAACCACCATTACAGACTTTGCTCCATTATATTGTGACGATGAAGGTAATAATCCAGTAACACAATTTGATAAAAATGATGTCGAAACCGCTGGTTTAGTTAAGTTCGACTTCTTAGGGTTAAGAACATTGACCATCGTTCAGTGGGCATTAGATATGGCTAATGCACATAAACATGAACGTGGTGAAGAACCTATTTATATTGAAAAAATAGATCTCACTGAACCGGCTTGTTTTGAACTGCTAAAGCGTTATGAAACAACGGCTGTTTTCCAGTTAGAGTCCCGCGGTATGAAGGATCTAATCCGTCGCCTACAGCCTGACTGTTTTGAAGATATGATCGCATTAGTGGCCTTGTTCCGTCCGGGCCCACTTCAATCAGGCATGGTAGATAACTTCATCGAACGTAAGCATGGCCGTGAGGTAGTATCTTATCCAGATGAAAAGTGGCAGCATGAATCATTAAAAGAAATTCTGTCACCCACCTACGGCATTATTTTATACCAAGAACAAGTTATGCAGATTGCACAGGTATTATCTGGCTACACATTAGGTGGTGCCGATATGTTACGTCGTGCAATGGGGAAGAAAAAGCCAGAAGAGATGGCAAAGCAACGTGCTACTTTTGAATCTGGTGCGATCGAGAATGGTATTGATGGCGAGCTTGCCATGAAAATATTTGACTTAGTAGAGAAGTTTGCCGGTTATGGGTTTAACAAATCTCACTCTGCTGCTTATGCTCTGGTATCTTACCAAACCCTATGGATGAAAACCTTTTATCCGTCTTACTTCATGGCTGCGGTTATGTCTGCCGATATGGATAACACTGATAAAGTAGTTATCTTAGTCGATGAATGTCAGAACATGGGGTTAACGCTATGTCCACCTGATGTGAATGAAGGCTTATTTAAATTTAACGTCGATAAAGATCTACGTATTATTTACGGTATCGGCGCGATTAAAGGGGTAGGCGAAGGCCCAATAGATGCCATTATTGAGGCCAGAACTGAAGGCGGAAAATTTAAAGACTTATTTGATTTTTGTACGCGTGTTGATTTGAAACGTTGTGGTAAACGTATTATTGAAAAACTCATCCTAGCGGGGGCATTAGATAATTTGGGGCCACATCGTGCTGCCTTAATGGCTAACTTAAGTGATGCATTAACCGCTGCTGCACAATATAAAAAAGCTGAGTCATCAGGTCAAACTGATTTATTCGGTGTATTAACAACCGATGATGATGAAATTGAGAATAAATTTTCGGTAGTAGAAAAATGGCCTGAAAAACAATGGTTAAAAGGTGAAAAAGATACGCTTGGATTATATTTAACGGGACATCCTATTAACCAATATGAGCCTCATTTACGCGCCATTAACTGCCTTAAGCTAGTTAATTTAGCGGTAAACGGACGAGGTCAAAATAGCCGAGTTTGCGGACTCGTCTTAGCGATGCGAGTAATGGTAACAAAAGCCGGTAAACGTATGGGAATTTTGACTCTCGACGATAAAAGCGCTCGAATGGATGTGACCGTTTTTGCTGATTTATTGGACCAACATGAAGCGTTATTATTTACTGATAATATCGTGGTATTGCAAGGGCAAGTTAGTGAAGATTATTTCAATGGCGGTTTGAAAATGAATGCGCGTGAAGTAATGAGTATCGACCAAGCAAGAGAAAGGTTTGCGAGTAAATTACGGTTGAATATTTCATCAAATATCTTACAACGTCAATCAATGCCAGAATTTGAATCTCGTTTAAAAAGTATTTTAACGCCTGCTTCTGGTGGTTTGTGTCCTGTGTTTATTAATTATCAAAACCATCAAGCACAGACAGAAATTGAACTTGGTATTGAGTGGTCTATTACACCTAGTGACGATCTATTATTTGAGCTTGGGCGTCTATTAGGTGAAGAAAACGTAGTCTTACATTTTGATCAAGGTTAA
- a CDS encoding ATP-binding protein produces the protein MHNKIEAKFNQYLNELLNNLSINVSATSSECVSNSTPRLVVALSGGVDSVVLLHLLANFKKCHPAYIVLAHNVNHGLSDNADHWGDIL, from the coding sequence ATGCACAATAAGATAGAGGCTAAATTTAATCAATATTTGAATGAGTTATTAAATAACTTATCTATAAATGTTTCAGCTACCTCATCTGAATGTGTATCAAATTCAACACCAAGACTTGTCGTTGCATTAAGTGGTGGCGTTGATTCAGTTGTGCTATTACATTTACTGGCAAACTTTAAAAAATGTCACCCTGCTTATATCGTTTTAGCACATAATGTTAATCATGGACTGAGTGATAATGCAGACCATTGGGGGGATATTTTGTGA
- the tilS gene encoding tRNA lysidine(34) synthetase TilS has translation MQTIGGIFCDELCQKLNVPFISSTVKIEKKSRSSLEALARDARYQCFKDNMLENDVILTGHHQDDQLETLLLALKRGSGSTGLQGIRSIQSFFNGYLVRPLLTFSRQELIDYAESYQLQWIEDESNQDIDFDRNFIRHQISPLLIQRWPAMAQSASRTAQLCQEQQTLLNEVAQQDLGQCLVKRLSCQTLDIASLAAFSSVRRNNIIRFWLKSNGLQYPSSKQLTVLWEEVALADADKQPKLQLASNTICRYQEALYIVPIQSIKTLEEPLTWSGESFLWLDKDRLGVDFSEVDPALAKQHQIQCCLRQHLDAKLTCLPEGRNKARSIKKLLHEYQVPPWLRDQVVFILMDNQLIEALGLWRCQPNASIVSNVPVMELSLYSR, from the coding sequence ATGCAGACCATTGGGGGGATATTTTGTGATGAACTTTGTCAAAAATTAAATGTTCCGTTTATAAGTTCTACAGTTAAGATCGAAAAAAAATCAAGAAGTAGTTTAGAGGCACTTGCTCGGGATGCTCGTTATCAATGTTTTAAAGATAACATGCTAGAAAACGATGTTATTTTGACAGGACATCATCAAGACGACCAGCTTGAAACATTGTTGCTGGCATTAAAAAGAGGTTCGGGTAGTACTGGATTACAAGGAATTAGAAGTATTCAATCCTTTTTTAATGGGTATTTAGTGAGGCCATTATTAACTTTTTCTCGTCAAGAATTAATCGATTATGCAGAGTCTTATCAATTGCAATGGATTGAAGATGAAAGTAATCAAGATATAGATTTTGACCGTAATTTTATTCGTCATCAAATATCACCTCTATTAATACAGCGTTGGCCTGCAATGGCTCAATCCGCTTCTAGAACCGCACAATTATGCCAAGAGCAGCAAACGTTATTAAACGAAGTTGCACAGCAAGATTTAGGTCAATGTTTGGTTAAGCGTCTATCTTGTCAAACATTGGATATTGCTTCGCTTGCTGCATTTAGTAGCGTAAGACGTAATAACATTATTCGCTTTTGGCTTAAGTCTAACGGGTTACAATATCCAAGTAGTAAACAACTGACAGTATTGTGGGAAGAAGTTGCGCTTGCTGACGCCGATAAACAACCTAAGTTACAGTTAGCATCTAATACTATTTGTCGTTATCAAGAGGCACTTTACATTGTTCCTATACAATCGATAAAAACACTTGAAGAGCCTTTAACTTGGTCAGGTGAGTCTTTTTTATGGTTAGATAAAGATCGGTTAGGAGTTGATTTTTCTGAGGTAGACCCTGCTTTGGCTAAACAACATCAAATACAGTGTTGTTTACGTCAACACCTTGACGCAAAGTTAACGTGTTTGCCTGAAGGGCGTAATAAAGCAAGAAGTATTAAAAAGTTGCTACATGAATACCAAGTACCGCCATGGTTACGAGACCAAGTTGTATTTATCTTGATGGATAATCAGTTAATTGAAGCACTTGGTTTATGGCGCTGCCAACCTAATGCCTCTATTGTATCAAATGTTCCTGTAATGGAGTTATCGTTGTATTCTCGCTAA
- a CDS encoding GGDEF domain-containing protein, producing METIHNNKHSNLGHRTPVFTVFSNEPLLSVKDKLLTLETLQQSLDLKEMMDNFATLVATFSRPFNIRFQSAFGFFSLPKLQHNNFTKNFNLGSSGQSPRLGTMTYQSETPFTVNEDKLLTELHTLLIPNLKHALRFSELNSMVYKDHLTNIGNRAYYEETIFHAIEQSNRANLGLSLMVLDINHFKVINDTYGHLKGDQVLNQFAQVLTKSIRTSDIVFRLGGDEFVVILQPSAPCSIDKVHQRIKEEIGNNISLKEINFSASIGYSHWEIGTSATQLFELADQNLYENKALARIQR from the coding sequence ATGGAAACCATCCATAATAATAAACACAGTAATTTAGGACACCGCACACCGGTTTTCACTGTTTTTTCCAATGAACCTTTATTAAGCGTTAAAGATAAATTGCTCACACTAGAAACATTACAGCAAAGTTTAGACTTAAAAGAGATGATGGACAATTTTGCCACCCTTGTGGCAACATTTAGCCGCCCTTTTAATATTCGTTTTCAATCTGCTTTTGGATTCTTTAGCTTACCTAAATTACAACACAATAATTTCACTAAAAACTTTAATTTAGGATCTTCAGGGCAGTCGCCAAGATTGGGCACAATGACATATCAAAGCGAAACGCCATTTACAGTCAATGAAGACAAATTATTAACTGAATTACATACGTTATTGATACCTAACTTAAAGCATGCATTACGATTTTCTGAATTAAATTCCATGGTATACAAGGATCATTTAACTAATATAGGTAACCGAGCATACTATGAAGAAACCATTTTTCATGCAATCGAACAAAGTAATCGAGCTAATTTAGGCTTGTCATTAATGGTACTAGACATCAATCACTTCAAAGTGATTAATGATACTTATGGCCACTTAAAAGGCGACCAAGTGCTAAATCAGTTTGCACAAGTTTTAACAAAAAGTATTCGTACATCAGATATCGTATTTCGATTAGGCGGTGATGAATTTGTGGTTATTTTACAACCATCAGCACCTTGCTCAATTGATAAGGTTCATCAGCGTATTAAAGAAGAAATAGGCAATAATATAAGTTTAAAAGAAATTAACTTTTCAGCAAGCATTGGTTATAGCCATTGGGAAATAGGAACCAGTGCAACGCAGTTATTTGAGTTAGCAGATCAAAACCTTTATGAAAATAAAGCCTTAGCGAGAATACAACGATAA
- a CDS encoding NnrS family protein produces the protein MIQISDNAKEQQLIPVFRLGFRPFFLAGTIFSVISALLWVLLLTGKMALPSQISISFWHAHEMLFGFTGAIILGFLLTAVQNWTGSPGLKGKKLAILFTIWLLSRLALFFLPPSLFWITFILEVSWMPLATIALATSVISAKQWKNLFFVPLLIMMSILNAVSLLAVHSYQYITSQQAIWCMFFLVLFIIAVMGGRVIPFFTAKGTNTEKPVVILGLEYLCLAPLLLLAIIIWFPSLTAFSVPLTLICGLAHLMRLLRWKPLTTLPVPLLWSLHLSYFLLAIGLIFYPLGILVPGLDSTSMIHLSAIGGIGGVILAMISRVSLGHTGRPLNPSKWMNIAFIATALSALARGFLPYFLPNFPLMAYAVSALFWCSAFILFIIFYAKMLLSARLDKRPG, from the coding sequence ATGATCCAGATAAGCGACAATGCTAAAGAACAACAATTAATACCTGTATTTAGATTAGGCTTTAGACCTTTTTTTTTAGCAGGAACAATTTTCAGTGTTATTAGTGCATTGTTATGGGTTTTATTATTAACAGGCAAAATGGCTTTACCTTCGCAAATATCAATCAGTTTTTGGCACGCACATGAAATGTTATTTGGTTTTACAGGGGCGATCATACTCGGTTTCTTACTAACCGCAGTGCAGAACTGGACTGGTTCACCGGGCTTAAAAGGCAAAAAATTAGCAATACTATTTACAATATGGTTACTTTCACGCTTAGCTTTATTTTTTCTTCCCCCATCATTATTTTGGATCACCTTTATACTAGAAGTAAGTTGGATGCCTCTCGCAACGATTGCCTTAGCAACATCTGTTATTTCAGCCAAGCAATGGAAAAACTTATTTTTTGTGCCACTACTGATCATGATGAGTATATTAAATGCCGTTAGCTTATTAGCCGTGCACTCTTATCAATACATAACATCACAACAAGCAATATGGTGTATGTTCTTTTTAGTGTTATTTATTATTGCAGTGATGGGTGGGCGAGTGATTCCATTTTTTACTGCAAAAGGAACCAATACTGAAAAACCTGTGGTTATACTTGGCTTAGAGTATTTATGCCTTGCTCCTTTATTATTGCTAGCAATTATAATTTGGTTTCCATCATTAACCGCCTTCTCTGTTCCGTTAACCTTAATATGTGGGCTTGCTCACTTAATGAGATTATTACGCTGGAAACCATTAACCACTTTACCAGTCCCTCTATTATGGTCATTGCATCTCAGCTACTTCCTACTTGCCATTGGTTTGATTTTTTATCCTTTAGGCATATTAGTACCCGGATTAGATAGCACGAGCATGATTCACCTATCTGCTATTGGTGGTATTGGTGGGGTAATACTAGCAATGATAAGTCGCGTTTCTTTAGGCCATACAGGTAGACCTTTAAACCCATCGAAATGGATGAACATAGCTTTTATCGCAACAGCCCTCTCTGCATTAGCACGTGGCTTTTTACCGTACTTTTTACCTAATTTCCCCTTAATGGCTTATGCAGTTAGTGCACTTTTTTGGTGTAGTGCATTTATATTATTTATTATTTTTTATGCAAAAATGTTACTTTCAGCTCGTCTTGATAAACGTCCTGGTTAA
- the frsA gene encoding esterase FrsA — MSKNLSEVLFSEKYNIQETSTLIANSCSKKNKKLHNSTMDGGEQAGWYRLLKLLQWAWQGLDIIDCYEVLAKISASTNQRSDPELLDTVIGFRSGNWSYEWSSKAMRYQKQANKFATNGNKEKAKKYYYLASQYYSVASYPHLKGDENSIQAQTLAYSNYRNAFEHDDHALLKEIHVPFEGKSIRCYLHLPNDHVIHPVVIVSSGLDALQCDVLPLFEKQLKPANIAMLTVDMPGVGFSNHLKLEQDTSRLHQAVLKYMSEVPWVDQSRVALMGMRMGGNALTRLAYVEPKLVRAGVSVGAAVGSIFDDINNFKKLPVMTLDCLASRMQLNNSDVNNLYQLCVPFSLVKQGLLGRKRIQTPLLSIGHAEDLMCNEQDLKLIARASWESESKIISKPPIFDSYLESLEYSAKWLTKHLQE; from the coding sequence ATGTCGAAAAACCTATCTGAAGTTCTCTTTTCTGAAAAATATAATATTCAAGAAACCTCTACCCTAATTGCCAATAGTTGTTCTAAAAAGAACAAAAAATTACATAACTCAACAATGGACGGTGGGGAGCAAGCTGGTTGGTATCGATTGCTTAAATTATTGCAGTGGGCTTGGCAAGGTTTAGATATCATTGACTGCTATGAAGTCTTAGCAAAAATAAGCGCTTCTACTAACCAGCGGAGTGATCCCGAGTTGTTAGATACAGTGATTGGATTTCGTTCAGGTAATTGGAGCTATGAATGGTCAAGCAAAGCCATGCGATACCAGAAGCAAGCAAATAAATTTGCGACCAATGGCAATAAAGAAAAAGCTAAAAAATATTATTACTTGGCATCACAATATTACAGTGTAGCGAGTTATCCACATTTAAAAGGTGATGAGAATAGTATTCAAGCTCAAACGTTGGCTTATAGTAATTATCGAAATGCATTTGAACATGATGACCATGCTTTATTAAAAGAAATTCATGTCCCTTTTGAAGGTAAAAGCATTCGTTGTTATTTACACCTACCTAATGATCATGTAATTCACCCTGTAGTGATTGTTAGTTCAGGTCTTGATGCTTTGCAATGTGATGTTTTACCTTTGTTTGAAAAACAACTAAAACCAGCGAACATTGCAATGCTAACTGTTGATATGCCTGGCGTAGGGTTTTCTAATCACTTAAAATTAGAGCAAGATACCTCTCGTTTACATCAAGCCGTTTTAAAGTATATGAGTGAAGTACCTTGGGTAGATCAGTCTCGCGTTGCTTTGATGGGAATGCGTATGGGTGGGAATGCCCTTACTCGTCTTGCTTATGTTGAACCTAAATTAGTCCGAGCTGGGGTTAGTGTCGGAGCTGCCGTAGGGAGTATTTTTGATGATATTAATAATTTCAAAAAACTACCGGTGATGACCTTAGATTGTTTAGCGAGTCGAATGCAATTAAATAATTCAGACGTGAATAATTTATATCAACTTTGTGTTCCATTTTCATTAGTTAAACAAGGGTTGCTTGGACGAAAACGTATTCAAACACCATTATTGAGTATTGGCCACGCAGAAGATCTTATGTGTAATGAACAGGACTTGAAGTTGATAGCAAGAGCGAGTTGGGAAAGCGAATCTAAGATCATTAGTAAACCGCCTATTTTTGATTCTTACTTGGAATCTTTAGAATACTCTGCTAAATGGTTGACAAAACATTTACAAGAGTAA
- the crl gene encoding sigma factor-binding protein Crl — translation MPETLIKGPSRGRLFKLFTDMGPYFRKLQSDENKFFFDCLEICVDAEEEPENRIFLGWWMIVTRDDNEFTYQRFNGLYDIEGNWVAQKINKKQMKQLDESFDAFIVKLTDLIDVEVGCKLKTS, via the coding sequence ATGCCTGAGACCCTAATAAAAGGGCCATCGCGTGGTCGTTTGTTTAAGTTATTTACTGATATGGGCCCTTACTTTCGTAAATTACAATCTGATGAGAATAAATTCTTCTTCGATTGTTTAGAAATATGTGTTGATGCAGAGGAAGAGCCTGAAAATAGAATATTTTTAGGTTGGTGGATGATTGTAACGCGTGACGACAATGAATTTACTTACCAACGTTTTAATGGCTTATATGATATTGAAGGGAATTGGGTTGCTCAAAAAATAAATAAAAAGCAAATGAAACAGCTCGATGAATCTTTTGATGCGTTTATCGTAAAGTTAACTGATTTAATTGATGTGGAAGTCGGTTGCAAACTAAAAACTAGTTAG